In Balneolales bacterium ANBcel1, one genomic interval encodes:
- a CDS encoding GAF domain-containing protein, translating into MSQAKESPARYARVKIEGSKHLVTIPVSYNKPEIPEAVQQKWQKLIDLTAEIIGVPGGLINRFTSENLEVVVASSSDENPYTNEAYDTLGIGMFCESVVGKKQPVIVENTEDSDFWRNNPHAEFGMKSYLGVPLEWQDGQLFGTLCVLDNKANPYSQTFVKLVNQFKELIETDLQNILLIEELKKRVSYQEIRLRDVHHRLKNQFNTLISYISLRLMDDADRPMDELLNDITHRIEVMVSLHDEVCRSTDLDVPALDTYIPMLCRAQIKGYSDIAPELVFSIEPLQLSMQNTVTLGLIVSELVSNSLKHAFSGVRDKKIEISLQRTDDGLISLTYRDNGHGLPDGFDPARVTSTGMTLIRGFTAQLNGTMTMKSGAGEPISFTFEL; encoded by the coding sequence ATGAGTCAGGCCAAAGAGTCCCCGGCGCGCTACGCCAGGGTTAAAATTGAGGGTTCAAAGCACCTTGTAACAATTCCGGTATCCTACAACAAACCGGAAATTCCCGAGGCGGTTCAGCAGAAGTGGCAGAAACTGATTGACCTTACCGCCGAAATTATCGGAGTTCCCGGCGGACTCATCAACCGCTTTACCTCCGAAAACCTGGAGGTGGTCGTGGCCAGCAGCTCCGATGAGAATCCCTACACCAACGAAGCCTATGACACGCTGGGGATCGGCATGTTCTGCGAATCGGTGGTCGGAAAAAAACAGCCGGTCATCGTAGAGAACACCGAAGATTCAGATTTCTGGCGGAATAACCCGCATGCCGAATTCGGCATGAAATCCTACCTCGGCGTGCCCCTTGAGTGGCAGGACGGACAGCTGTTCGGCACGCTTTGTGTACTGGACAACAAGGCCAACCCCTACTCCCAGACTTTCGTGAAGCTGGTGAATCAGTTCAAGGAACTCATCGAAACCGACCTGCAGAATATCCTGCTTATAGAGGAGCTCAAGAAACGGGTCAGCTACCAGGAGATTCGCCTGCGGGATGTGCACCACCGGCTCAAGAACCAGTTCAACACCCTGATCAGCTATATCAGCCTGCGGCTCATGGATGACGCGGACCGGCCCATGGATGAGCTGCTCAATGACATCACCCACCGTATCGAGGTGATGGTTTCGCTGCATGACGAAGTGTGCCGCTCCACGGATCTGGATGTTCCAGCCCTTGACACCTATATCCCCATGCTGTGCCGGGCCCAGATCAAGGGGTACTCCGATATCGCGCCTGAACTTGTGTTTTCGATTGAGCCGTTGCAGCTCTCCATGCAAAATACCGTAACGCTGGGACTCATCGTCTCCGAACTGGTGTCCAACTCGCTGAAGCACGCGTTTTCCGGGGTGCGGGATAAAAAAATTGAAATCAGTCTGCAGCGAACCGACGACGGCCTGATCTCACTGACCTACCGCGATAACGGCCATGGCCTGCCGGACGGATTTGATCCGGCCAGGGTGACTTCCACCGGCATGACCCTCATCCGGGGATTTACTGCCCAGCTGAACGGAACTATGACGATGAAATCCGGCGCCGGAGAACCGATATCATTCACGTTTGAGTTGTAG
- a CDS encoding lasso peptide biosynthesis B2 protein, which translates to MKPGGVIPAVSQFLRKPFAEQRIYAEALLLTAIFRFMILFLPFRVLLRFLGKTVAVEDNGHGSAAISPEVLPVIRAVKAVSRRVPWDSKCLVQASAGKIMLRRRGIAGIIHLGVRRDLTRSKAMKPHAWLTSDGQVLLGGGRLDQYAEVSRIR; encoded by the coding sequence ATGAAACCAGGGGGCGTCATACCGGCCGTTTCGCAATTCCTGCGAAAACCCTTCGCCGAACAGCGGATCTATGCGGAGGCGCTGCTGCTGACGGCGATCTTCCGCTTTATGATCCTGTTCCTGCCGTTTCGGGTGCTGCTGCGTTTCCTGGGCAAGACCGTTGCGGTGGAGGATAACGGACATGGCAGTGCCGCTATCAGCCCGGAGGTACTGCCTGTCATCCGGGCCGTGAAGGCCGTGAGCCGTCGGGTGCCCTGGGACAGCAAGTGTCTGGTGCAGGCTTCGGCCGGCAAGATCATGCTGCGCCGGCGCGGGATTGCCGGCATCATCCACCTGGGGGTGCGCCGCGACCTGACCAGGAGCAAAGCGATGAAGCCGCATGCCTGGCTCACTTCCGATGGACAGGTGCTGCTGGGCGGCGGCCGCCTGGATCAATACGCGGAGGTCTCCAGAATACGCTGA